One window from the genome of Prinia subflava isolate CZ2003 ecotype Zambia chromosome 2, Cam_Psub_1.2, whole genome shotgun sequence encodes:
- the CITED2 gene encoding cbp/p300-interacting transactivator 2 codes for MADHMMAMNHGRFPDGSGGLHHHPAHRMGMGQFPTPHHHHQQQQPPQQHAFSALMGDHIHYGAGSMNASSGVRHAMGPGSVSGGHPAGSMPPPARFSGSQFMAPPVASPGGQLSASMQLQKLNNQYFSHHPYPHSHYMPDLHPGSHQLNGGSQQHFRDCNPKHGGGGGSGLPPAVPHVPAAMLPPNVIDTDFIDEEVLMSLVIEMGLDRIKELPELWLGQNEFDFMTDFVCKQQPSRVSC; via the coding sequence ATGGCAGACCACATGATGGCCATGAACCACGGGCGATTCCCCGACGGATCCGGCGGGCTCCACCACCACCCTGCGCATCGGATGGGCATGGGGCAGTTTCCCACCCCccatcaccaccaccagcagcagcagccgccgcAGCAGCACGCCTTCAGCGCCCTGATGGGCGATCATATACATTACGGAGCTGGGAGTATGAACGCGAGCAGCGGGGTGAGGCACGCCATGGGGCCGGGCAGCGTGAGCGGAGGGCACCCGGCCGGCAGCatgccgccccccgcccgcttCAGCGGCTCCCAGTTCATGGCCCCCCCCGTCGCCAGCCCGGGAGGGCAGCTGAGCGCCAGCATGCAGCTCCAGAAGCTGAACAACCAGTACTTCAGCCACCACCCCTACCCCCACAGCCACTACATGCCGGACTTGCACCCCGGTAGCCACCAGCTGAACGGCGGCAGCCAGCAGCATTTCAGGGACTGCAACCCCAAgcacggcggcggcggcggcagcggcttGCCGCCCGCCGTCCCCCACGTCCCCGCGGCAATGCTGCCGCCCAATGTCATAGACACGGACTTCATCGACGAGGAGGTCCTCATGTCCTTAGTCATCGAAATGGGGCTGGATCGCATCAAGGAGCTTCCTGAGCTGTGGTTGGGACAGAACGAGTTTGACTTCATGACAGACTTCGTTTGCaaacagcagcccagcagggtgagctgctga